The following proteins are encoded in a genomic region of Rubrobacter xylanophilus DSM 9941:
- a CDS encoding HD domain-containing phosphohydrolase — translation MPGEPLTTGLLRAVAGAALFALLAAGLGEGAAAYAGAALLAGFGLLWASGRPRRLLGEPLVPLLADACAVSLLVLGTGGPGSPLLPLYFLAALGLVRAGETWRQVAGGGALVGGFLAAAWPVPAPALLGAGMLAAFCCGAAALGRELRGLSGRGRELAARAAEERELAGRLAALGERLGPVLGMLEPERVLEWAAGTARDLCGAAYAHAVLLDGNVHRTSMGGDFPACPTWWHPAVQELVLRGARGGETVRRPGLEVHGLEGFIAVPVEAPGGGALVVGGGRFGEVEERLLRALAGQLCAALQDGGGAPGGRDAVTGLPNRASLHRVLRKELAYGGAAGVVSLRLGGLEDYARSQGMALSEALVRRIAGRLAGRHRAFRYGVDEFCLLVRGADEDRARGVARWALDVVREVAGDLEASAGYAVSSGGARGPEELLALARRPLPEGGGEARRGLEVEVREVVEALHEAASVRDPELGEHMREVSRIARRVGERLGLSPQELEALTYGALLHDIGKLGVPDAILNKPSALSPREYEAVKRHTEHGARILRRVRALSEAMLAVRHHHERFDGAGYPDGLQGADIPLLARIVFVADAFDSMTRSRPYRGGASRREALREIAHNSGSQFDPRVVDALFEVMEELGRRRSASA, via the coding sequence GTGCCGGGTGAGCCCCTGACGACCGGTCTGCTCCGGGCTGTCGCGGGCGCGGCTCTCTTCGCCCTTCTCGCCGCGGGGCTCGGGGAGGGGGCCGCGGCCTACGCCGGCGCGGCGCTGCTCGCCGGCTTCGGGCTGCTGTGGGCCTCGGGCCGCCCGCGGCGGCTGCTCGGGGAGCCGCTCGTCCCGCTGCTCGCCGACGCCTGCGCCGTGAGCCTGCTCGTCCTGGGGACCGGGGGGCCGGGCTCGCCCCTCCTCCCGCTCTACTTTCTCGCCGCGCTGGGTCTGGTCCGCGCCGGGGAGACCTGGCGGCAGGTCGCCGGGGGAGGCGCGCTCGTGGGCGGCTTTCTGGCCGCCGCGTGGCCCGTGCCGGCCCCGGCCCTTCTGGGGGCGGGGATGCTCGCCGCCTTCTGTTGCGGGGCGGCGGCGTTGGGGCGCGAGCTGCGCGGGCTCTCCGGGCGCGGCCGGGAGCTCGCCGCCCGGGCCGCCGAGGAGCGGGAGCTCGCCGGGCGGCTCGCCGCCCTGGGCGAGAGGCTCGGGCCGGTGCTGGGGATGCTGGAGCCGGAGAGGGTTCTGGAGTGGGCCGCCGGGACGGCCCGGGACCTCTGCGGCGCCGCCTACGCCCACGCCGTGCTGCTGGACGGCAACGTGCACCGCACGAGCATGGGCGGGGACTTCCCGGCCTGCCCCACCTGGTGGCACCCGGCGGTGCAGGAGCTCGTGCTCCGCGGCGCCCGCGGCGGGGAGACCGTCCGCCGGCCCGGGCTCGAGGTGCACGGCCTCGAGGGGTTCATCGCCGTCCCCGTGGAGGCGCCGGGCGGCGGGGCGCTGGTGGTCGGGGGCGGCCGGTTCGGGGAGGTGGAGGAGCGGCTGCTGCGGGCCCTCGCCGGGCAGCTCTGCGCCGCCCTGCAGGACGGCGGCGGGGCCCCGGGCGGACGGGACGCGGTCACCGGGCTGCCCAACCGGGCCTCCCTGCACCGGGTGCTGCGCAAGGAGCTCGCCTACGGCGGGGCGGCGGGCGTCGTCTCCCTGCGGCTCGGGGGGCTCGAGGACTACGCGCGGTCGCAGGGGATGGCGCTCTCCGAGGCGCTCGTGCGGCGCATCGCCGGGCGGCTCGCCGGGCGCCACCGCGCCTTCCGCTACGGGGTGGACGAGTTCTGTCTTCTGGTGCGCGGGGCGGACGAGGACCGCGCCCGCGGGGTCGCCCGCTGGGCCCTGGACGTGGTGCGCGAGGTGGCTGGGGACCTGGAGGCATCCGCCGGGTACGCCGTCTCCTCCGGCGGGGCCCGGGGGCCCGAGGAGCTGCTCGCCCTTGCGCGCAGGCCGCTTCCGGAGGGGGGCGGGGAGGCGCGGCGCGGGCTCGAGGTCGAGGTCCGGGAGGTCGTGGAAGCCCTGCACGAGGCGGCCAGCGTGCGGGACCCGGAGCTCGGGGAGCACATGCGCGAGGTCTCCCGGATCGCGCGCCGGGTGGGGGAGAGGCTGGGGCTCTCCCCGCAAGAGCTCGAGGCGCTCACCTACGGCGCCCTCCTGCACGACATAGGCAAGCTCGGCGTCCCCGACGCCATCCTCAACAAGCCCTCCGCGCTCTCCCCGCGGGAGTACGAGGCCGTCAAGCGCCACACCGAGCACGGCGCCAGGATCCTGCGGCGCGTCAGGGCCCTCTCCGAGGCCATGCTCGCCGTCAGGCACCACCACGAGCGCTTCGACGGCGCGGGCTACCCTGACGGGCTGCAGGGGGCGGACATCCCGCTTCTGGCCCGGATAGTCTTCGTGGCCGACGCCTTCGACTCCATGACCCGCAGCCGCCCCTACCGCGGCGGGGCCTCCAGGCGGGAGGCCTTGCGGGAGATAGCCCACAACTCCGGCAGCCAGTTCGACCCGCGGGTCGTGGACGCCCTGTTCGAGGTCATGGAGGAGCTCGGGCGGCGGAGGAGCGCCTCCGCCTGA
- the moaA gene encoding GTP 3',8-cyclase MoaA, with translation MTQLIDSYRRKIDYLRISVTDRCNFRCQYCMPEDIKFQDKSHILTLEEMLTFAEACLALGVTKVRVTGGEPLVRRGVVKFVGWLKELGFDEVTMTTNGYLLKENLEGLVEAGLDRINISLDTLQPEKFAFITRRNHFHRVWEAIMAALKTPLSPVKINAVAMRGINDDEIPEMARLTLRYPMHVRFIELMPLNGDTDGSRFRKLFVPGEEILERAQAELGELHPVEKEDPAAPADEFKFEGAPGTFGVITPVSDPFCARCSRLRLTADGKIHPCLLTDLDVDVKGAIRSEDPIPAIHEVLWHAARVKPAAGTALPEQSRRRTMSQIGG, from the coding sequence ATGACACAGCTCATCGACAGCTACCGGCGGAAGATCGACTACCTGCGCATCTCCGTCACCGACCGGTGCAACTTCCGGTGCCAGTACTGCATGCCCGAGGACATAAAGTTCCAGGACAAGAGCCACATCCTCACCCTCGAGGAGATGCTCACCTTCGCCGAGGCGTGCCTCGCCTTGGGCGTCACCAAGGTGCGCGTCACCGGCGGCGAGCCGCTCGTGCGGCGGGGGGTCGTGAAGTTCGTCGGCTGGCTCAAGGAGCTCGGCTTCGACGAGGTCACCATGACCACCAACGGCTACCTCCTGAAGGAGAACCTGGAGGGCCTCGTGGAGGCGGGCCTCGACCGCATAAACATCTCGCTCGACACCCTGCAGCCCGAGAAGTTCGCCTTCATAACCCGCCGCAACCACTTCCACAGGGTGTGGGAGGCCATCATGGCGGCGCTGAAGACCCCGCTCTCGCCGGTGAAGATAAACGCGGTCGCCATGCGCGGGATAAACGACGACGAGATCCCGGAGATGGCGAGGCTCACCCTCCGCTACCCGATGCACGTCCGCTTTATAGAGCTGATGCCCTTAAACGGCGACACCGACGGCTCGCGCTTCCGCAAGCTCTTCGTCCCGGGAGAGGAGATCCTCGAGCGGGCGCAGGCGGAGCTCGGCGAGCTTCATCCCGTCGAGAAGGAGGACCCCGCCGCCCCGGCCGACGAGTTCAAGTTCGAGGGCGCGCCGGGGACCTTCGGCGTGATCACGCCGGTCTCCGACCCGTTCTGCGCCCGCTGCAGCCGGCTGCGCCTGACGGCCGACGGCAAGATCCACCCCTGCCTGCTGACGGACCTGGACGTGGACGTGAAGGGCGCGATCCGCTCGGAGGACCCGATCCCGGCGATCCACGAGGTGCTCTGGCACGCGGCCCGCGTGAAGCCCGCCGCGGGGACGGCCCTGCCGGAGCAGTCCCGCCGGCGGACGATGAGCCAGATCGGGGGCTAG
- a CDS encoding ArsB/NhaD family transporter, whose amino-acid sequence MALFAVAVFAVVLALFALELVHRTPAVLGGAALLIIAGAIAEEEAVEAVNWETLGLLVGMMILVGILKHTGLFTYLAIRSAQLARGSPGRVLVYLGLITALLSAFLDNVTTVLLLFPVTLVIARILDQDPLPFLLVEVLCSNIGGTATLIGDPPNIIIGTATGLSFNAFIANLVSPVAATLLLTLAILWAVYGRRMAAAEEQRKGVMAQDARAAIRDGRLLVRAGLVTAATVGAFFLQDLTGLSPAVVALAGAAVAMIVCGTRVERCLEEVEWPTILFFVGLFVMVGALEATGVVGAIADALASASDSRAATAALIIWGSGAASAVIDNIPFTATMVPVIEELGAAKGYSPAELEPLWWSLSLGACLGGNATLIGASANLVVAGMSEREGIAFTFWRFTKVGLPLTALALAVSTAYVLLFQL is encoded by the coding sequence GTGGCCCTCTTCGCCGTCGCGGTCTTCGCGGTGGTGCTCGCGCTGTTCGCGCTCGAGCTCGTGCACCGCACGCCCGCCGTGCTGGGCGGGGCCGCGCTGCTCATCATCGCGGGGGCCATCGCCGAGGAGGAGGCCGTAGAGGCCGTAAACTGGGAGACGCTGGGGCTCCTGGTGGGGATGATGATCCTTGTCGGCATCCTGAAGCACACCGGCCTCTTCACCTACCTCGCCATAAGGAGCGCCCAGCTCGCCCGCGGCAGCCCGGGGCGGGTGCTGGTCTACCTGGGGCTCATCACCGCCCTGCTCTCCGCCTTTCTGGACAACGTCACCACCGTGCTTCTGCTGTTCCCGGTCACGCTCGTCATCGCCCGCATCCTGGACCAGGACCCCCTCCCCTTTCTGCTGGTGGAGGTGCTCTGCTCCAACATCGGCGGCACGGCGACGCTCATCGGCGACCCCCCCAACATCATCATCGGGACGGCCACCGGGCTCTCCTTCAACGCCTTCATCGCGAATCTGGTTTCGCCGGTCGCCGCGACGCTGCTGCTCACGCTGGCCATCCTGTGGGCCGTCTACGGCCGCCGGATGGCGGCCGCCGAGGAGCAGCGCAAGGGCGTGATGGCCCAGGACGCCCGGGCGGCCATCCGGGACGGGAGGCTGCTCGTGCGGGCCGGGCTGGTCACCGCGGCCACCGTGGGGGCCTTCTTCCTGCAGGACCTCACGGGCCTCAGCCCGGCGGTGGTCGCCCTCGCCGGGGCGGCGGTGGCCATGATCGTCTGCGGCACCCGCGTGGAGCGGTGCCTGGAGGAGGTGGAGTGGCCGACCATCCTGTTCTTCGTGGGGCTCTTCGTGATGGTCGGGGCGCTCGAGGCCACCGGGGTGGTCGGGGCCATCGCCGACGCCCTGGCCTCGGCCTCGGACTCGCGGGCGGCGACCGCCGCGCTCATCATCTGGGGCAGCGGGGCGGCCTCGGCGGTCATAGACAACATCCCGTTCACCGCGACCATGGTCCCCGTCATAGAGGAGCTGGGGGCAGCGAAGGGCTACTCCCCGGCCGAGCTCGAGCCGCTGTGGTGGTCGCTCTCGCTGGGGGCCTGCCTGGGCGGGAACGCCACGCTCATCGGGGCCTCGGCCAACCTGGTGGTGGCCGGGATGAGCGAGCGGGAGGGGATAGCGTTCACCTTCTGGCGCTTCACGAAGGTCGGGCTCCCCCTCACGGCGCTGGCCCTGGCCGTCTCCACCGCTTACGTCCTGCTCTTCCAGCTGTAG
- a CDS encoding CBS domain-containing protein has protein sequence MAEREGSGREDLSLRDLVRPSASVSPDAPAREALRLLLEHRVPGLPVVDGEGRPVGFVSDGNLLASALPRYLTMMEDLSFVRETGDEWVHYLAEAADRPVREVMSEKVATVDADTSELEAAREMVVEGVSSVVVTENGRMIGVVSRLDLYAAIIGLKRE, from the coding sequence GTGGCGGAGCGAGAGGGGTCCGGCAGGGAGGACTTGAGCCTGAGGGATCTCGTGCGCCCCTCGGCGAGCGTGAGCCCCGACGCCCCCGCCCGCGAGGCCCTCAGGCTGCTGCTTGAGCACAGGGTGCCCGGCCTGCCGGTGGTGGACGGGGAGGGCAGGCCCGTGGGCTTCGTCTCCGACGGCAACCTGCTGGCCTCGGCGCTGCCCAGGTACCTGACGATGATGGAGGACCTCTCCTTCGTCCGGGAGACCGGCGACGAGTGGGTCCACTACCTGGCCGAGGCCGCCGACCGCCCGGTGCGGGAGGTGATGAGCGAGAAGGTGGCCACGGTCGACGCGGACACCAGCGAGCTGGAGGCGGCGCGCGAGATGGTGGTGGAGGGGGTCTCCAGCGTGGTGGTCACGGAGAACGGGCGCATGATCGGGGTGGTGAGCCGGCTGGACCTGTACGCGGCGATCATCGGCCTCAAGCGGGAGTGA
- a CDS encoding SLC13 family permease has translation MQEIIAVSVFAVVLALIGAERVDRTVAALLGAAVIVSLGVVEQERAASEFIDWNTIGLLAGMMVIVAILDRTGIFEYLAIKSAQWGRARPGRILVILALVTAFLSAFLDNVTTVILMVPVTFLIADALGMSPVPFLLTQVFASNIGGASTLIGDPPNILIGSAAGLSFMDFVVNMAPVVVLSLVPALAFLYFVFRGEFRSDKRARETIEQMDARGAIRDPVLLRRSLIVLSLVIAAFFLHGLLHLEAATIALFGAAGLMLYARANVEEVLREVEWPTLLFFVGLFVLVGGLEVTGFVGRVAELLTGVSDGASVATALVVMWGSGFASAVIDNIPFTATMIPVIQELARAEGLSREQLEPLWWSLAIGADFGGNATLIGASANVVVAGMSERAGQRISFLRFMAYGVPVTLISLAVATPYVALRYYLL, from the coding sequence GTGCAGGAGATAATCGCCGTGTCGGTCTTTGCTGTCGTGCTCGCCCTCATCGGGGCCGAGCGCGTCGACCGCACCGTGGCCGCGCTGCTGGGGGCGGCCGTCATCGTCTCGCTCGGGGTGGTGGAGCAGGAGCGCGCCGCGAGCGAGTTCATAGACTGGAACACCATCGGCCTGCTCGCGGGGATGATGGTCATCGTGGCGATCCTGGACAGGACCGGGATCTTCGAGTACCTGGCGATAAAGAGCGCCCAGTGGGGCCGGGCGCGGCCGGGGAGGATCCTCGTCATCCTCGCGCTGGTCACGGCTTTCCTCTCGGCCTTCCTGGACAACGTGACCACCGTGATCCTCATGGTCCCGGTGACCTTCCTGATCGCCGACGCGCTGGGGATGTCGCCGGTGCCCTTTCTGCTGACCCAGGTCTTCGCCTCCAACATCGGGGGGGCCTCCACGCTCATCGGGGACCCGCCGAACATCCTTATCGGGAGCGCCGCGGGCCTCTCTTTCATGGATTTCGTGGTGAACATGGCCCCGGTGGTGGTCCTCTCGCTCGTCCCGGCGCTGGCGTTTCTGTACTTCGTGTTCCGCGGGGAGTTCCGCAGCGACAAGCGGGCCCGGGAGACCATAGAGCAGATGGACGCGCGGGGGGCCATCCGGGACCCGGTGCTCCTGCGCCGGTCGCTCATCGTGCTCTCGCTGGTGATAGCGGCGTTCTTCCTGCACGGGCTGCTGCATCTCGAGGCCGCCACCATCGCCCTCTTCGGGGCCGCGGGCCTGATGCTCTACGCCCGCGCGAACGTGGAGGAGGTGCTGCGGGAGGTGGAGTGGCCCACCCTGCTCTTCTTCGTGGGGCTCTTCGTGCTGGTCGGCGGGCTCGAGGTGACCGGCTTCGTGGGGAGGGTGGCGGAGCTTCTGACCGGCGTCTCCGACGGGGCCTCGGTGGCCACGGCGCTGGTGGTGATGTGGGGCAGCGGCTTCGCCTCGGCGGTCATAGACAACATCCCGTTCACCGCCACCATGATCCCGGTGATCCAGGAGCTGGCGCGGGCGGAGGGCCTCTCGCGCGAGCAGCTGGAGCCGCTGTGGTGGTCGCTGGCCATCGGCGCGGACTTCGGGGGGAACGCCACGCTCATCGGGGCCTCGGCGAACGTGGTGGTCGCCGGGATGAGCGAGCGGGCGGGCCAGAGGATCTCGTTCCTGAGGTTCATGGCCTACGGCGTCCCGGTGACCCTGATCTCCCTCGCGGTGGCTACCCCCTACGTGGCGCTCCGCTACTACCTGCTCTAG
- a CDS encoding glycosyltransferase family 4 protein, which produces MTHGYMFSGSGSNVYVQNLCRALVREGHEVHLLCQEPRPLAYDFVDAHFLADGAKLRRIGERKTPYPGRCVVYNPEIGDLLPVYVYDEYPGWRVKTFLDLTEEELERYVALNAGAVRAVLERAGAEAAVTNHSVPGPLIARRALEGTGVSYLSIVHGSCLQYVARRSGRYMELAREGLSGARRILALSSHSAGTVEEDFPELAPRTVSLPGGVDTQLFRPEALDPDALSALRGGEGRGPQQREALARALGEAGGAEELAASLRRIAASYDARVHDRDAGERIGRLLASGGPLVVYVGKLIHSKGVHSLLQAFVRVRRATGARLLVVGFGTFREGLEALALALGTGDGRAVELLAGLGRLLEGKTPGPLEHFEPSEELLREAAGLHESVEFVGPLYHEELAKLLPAADAGTVPSIFPETFGLVAAELAASGVVPFVADHSGLREAGAIVGRGLPFGLLVGMDRFQEKLAEALVRYLSLPEEERRRCRRVVRENTVRHLGWDTLASRLVGLAREG; this is translated from the coding sequence ATGACCCACGGGTACATGTTCTCGGGCTCCGGGAGCAACGTCTACGTCCAGAACCTCTGCCGGGCGCTCGTGCGGGAGGGGCACGAGGTGCACCTGCTCTGCCAGGAGCCCCGGCCCCTCGCCTACGACTTCGTCGACGCCCACTTCCTTGCGGACGGCGCGAAGCTGCGCCGGATCGGCGAGCGGAAGACCCCCTACCCCGGACGCTGCGTCGTCTACAACCCCGAGATCGGGGATCTCCTCCCCGTCTACGTCTACGACGAGTACCCCGGCTGGCGCGTCAAGACCTTCCTCGACCTCACGGAGGAGGAGCTGGAGCGCTACGTCGCGCTCAACGCCGGGGCCGTGCGCGCGGTGCTGGAGCGCGCGGGGGCCGAGGCGGCCGTCACCAACCACTCCGTCCCCGGCCCCCTCATCGCCCGGAGGGCCCTGGAGGGCACCGGTGTCTCCTACCTGAGCATCGTGCACGGCAGCTGCCTGCAGTACGTGGCCCGCAGGAGCGGGCGCTACATGGAGCTGGCCCGGGAGGGCCTCTCGGGGGCCCGCAGGATCCTCGCCCTCTCCTCCCACAGCGCGGGCACGGTGGAGGAGGACTTCCCGGAGCTCGCCCCGCGGACCGTCTCCCTGCCGGGAGGGGTGGACACGCAGCTCTTCCGCCCCGAGGCCCTCGACCCGGACGCCCTCTCCGCGCTGCGGGGAGGGGAGGGGCGCGGGCCACAGCAGCGGGAGGCCCTCGCCCGGGCCCTCGGGGAGGCGGGCGGGGCGGAGGAGCTCGCCGCCTCCCTGCGCCGCATAGCCGCCTCCTACGACGCGAGGGTCCACGACCGGGACGCGGGCGAGAGGATCGGGCGCCTGCTCGCCTCGGGCGGCCCGCTCGTCGTCTACGTCGGCAAGCTCATCCACTCCAAGGGCGTCCACAGCCTGCTCCAGGCCTTCGTGCGGGTCCGCCGAGCCACCGGCGCCCGCCTCCTGGTGGTGGGCTTCGGGACCTTCCGGGAGGGCCTGGAGGCCCTCGCGCTGGCCCTCGGCACCGGCGACGGCAGGGCGGTGGAGCTCCTCGCCGGGCTGGGCCGCCTGCTCGAGGGCAAGACGCCCGGGCCGCTGGAGCACTTCGAGCCCTCGGAGGAGCTGCTGCGCGAGGCGGCGGGGCTGCACGAGAGCGTCGAGTTCGTCGGGCCGCTCTACCACGAGGAGCTGGCAAAGCTCCTGCCCGCCGCGGACGCCGGCACCGTCCCCTCCATCTTCCCCGAGACCTTCGGGCTCGTGGCGGCCGAGCTGGCCGCCAGCGGGGTCGTGCCCTTCGTCGCCGACCACTCGGGGCTGAGGGAGGCGGGGGCCATCGTCGGGCGGGGGCTCCCCTTCGGCCTGCTCGTCGGGATGGACCGCTTCCAGGAGAAGCTGGCGGAGGCCCTCGTCCGCTACCTCTCGCTGCCCGAGGAGGAGCGCCGCCGGTGCCGGAGGGTCGTGCGGGAGAACACCGTCCGGCACCTCGGCTGGGACACGCTGGCCTCGAGGCTCGTCGGGCTCGCCCGGGAGGGCTAG